The DNA sequence ATTGATCGGCCCCCATTTCGGCGAAGAAACCCTGCTGCGCGCCGGACATGCCTACGAAACCGCGCATGAATGGGTCAAACAACGCCCGTCCATTGCTGTGCCTTGAAACTTAACCCTTAAGACTAAATAGTTAAAAATTCGATGTCCTACGAAGCCATCATCGGTCTGGAAGTGCACGTCCAGCTCAAGACCCGTTCCAAAATGTTCTGCGGCTGCCGCAATGAATACGGTGGGGCCACCAACACGCACACCTGCCCGGTTTGCCTCGGTCTCCCCGGTGCCCTGCCAGTCCCCAACGCCGAGGCCATTGAACGCACCGTCCTCACCGGTCTGATGCTCAACTGCCGCATCGCCGAAATCTGCAAATTTGACCGGAAGAATTACTTCTATCCCGACATGCCGAAAAATTACCAGATTTCGCAGTACGACATGCCCCTCTGCGAAGGCGGCCAAGTGGTCCTTGGCAAGTACGCCTTCCCCAAGGAAACCCAGAAGGAACCCATTGCCTCCGCCCGCAAAGCGGTGCGGTTGACCCGTATCCACTTGGAAGAAGACGTGGCCAAATCGCAGCACTTTGAGGTGACCAGCGGCATTGACTTCAACCGCGCCGGCACCCCTTTGATGGAGATCGTCACCGAGGCCGATCTACGCTCGCCCGAGGAGGCCTTCGCCTTCCTCACCACCCTGAAGCAGATCCTCATCCACGGCGGGGTCAGCGACGCCGACATGGAAAAGGGCCAGTTGCGCTGCGACGTCAATGTCAGCGTCCGCCCGGTCGGCCAGGAAAAGTTCGGCACCAAGTGCGAGGTGAAAAACATGAACTCAATCAGCGGGGTCCGCCGCGCCCTGGCCTATGAGATCGACCGCCAGATCGGGGTGGTCTCATCCGGAGGCACCATCCGCCAGGAAACCCGCCGCTGGGATGACCCCGCCGGACAAACCCAGCTCATGCGTGTCAAGGAGGACGCCCACGACTACCGTTACTTCCCCGATCCCGACCTGCTCCCCGTCCGCACCACCGAAGGAATTCTCGACCGGGCCCAGAAGCGCCTGCCCGAACTGCCCGAACAGATGAAGCTCCGCTTCATGAACACGTACAACCTGGGTGAATACCAAGCCGAAGTCCTGGTCGCAGACAGCCTACTGGCGGCCTACTTTGAAAAAGCCGCTGCCGGCGCAAAAAACCCGGGAGCGGTGGCCAATTTCCTCATCAACGACTTCCTCGCCACCGGCCCCGACCTCGCCACCGTCACTCTCCCGGCCAACTACTTCGGGGATCTCTCCAACCTCGTCGAAGACGGCAAGATCAACTCCAAACAGGCCAAGGACGTCCTCGCCGACATGCTCGCCTCCGGTGAAAAGCCAAACGCCATTGTGGAGAAAAAGGGCCTGGTCCAGGTCAGCGATTTGGGCGAACTCGAGGCCATCTGCGATCAGGCCATCGCCGCCAACCCCAAGAGCGTCGAGGACTACAAGGCCGGCAAGACCGCCGCCATCAACGCCTTCAAGGGCTTTGTCATGAAGGCCACCAAGGGCCGGGCCAACCCCGCCGTGGTGGATGAAATTTTACGCAAAAAACTGTGATTATCCTTGGCAGGTAAAGAGCGCCTTTCTAACTTTTGGAACACAAGATGGCGCCGAACGACGATTACATCCTTGAGTTGTTGGTCAATTCCGGCTCCCTCACCCAGGATCAGGCGCTGCAGGTGCGCCTGGATGCCGCCAACAACCACCGTTCCGCCTTCGATGAGATAGTCTCCTCCGGCCAGGCCAGCCGCAATGACATCCTGCAATTGATGGCCACCGACTGCGGGATGGAGTTTTCACCCGAAATCGAACACCTCCATCCCGAGGCCGTGGCCCTGCTGAAAAAATCCCAGGCCCGCCACTACGGCGTCATTCCGGTTCAACGCTTCCCCCACTCCATCCAGGTCGCCATCCCCGACCCCATGGATTTCCAAACCCTCGACGCCCTCCGCTACCTGATGAAGACGGAGATCGAGCCCATCGTCGTCCCCAAGGAGAAAATCGAGCAGGCCATCGCCACCCACTACGGTGCCACCGACGAATCCGTCGACGCCCTCATCAACGAATACGGGACCGACGAGGAATTGTTGGTCAAGGGAGACCCCGCATCCGCCGGGGCGGTCGAGGAAACCGAGGGCGGCGAAGGCGACGCCCCCATCATCAAGATGGTCTACGGCATGATCATGGATGCCTTCCGGCTCAAGGCGAGTGACATCCACATTGAGCCCTTGGAAAAACGATTCCGCCTCCGCTACCGCATGGACGGGGTACTCCAAGAAATGCGCGACCCGCCCAAGCGCCTCCAATCCGCCATCCTCAGCCGCATCAAAATCATGGGCAATATGTCCATTGCGGAAAAGCGCCTGCCCCAGGACGGACGCATCGCCCTCGCCATGCAGGATGGCAGTTCCATTGACCTCCGTGTTTCCAGCATCCCCACGGTCCACGGCGAATCCATCGTCATGCGTATTCTGGACAAGACCAGCCTCACCCTCGGCCTGCCCGAGCTCGGATTCTTTTCTGACGACCAAGCCCTGATGGAACGGATCCTCGGCCTGCCCGACGGCATCTTCCTCGTCACCGGCCCCACTGGTTCCGGGAAGTCCACCACCCTCTACGCCTGCCTCAACACCCTCAACAAACCTGACCGCAAACTCATCACCGTCGAGGACCCGGTCGAGTATGAACTGCCCGGCATCAACCAGGTTGCCGTCCGCCACGACGTCGGCATGACCTTCTCCTCCGCCCTCCGTGCCATGCTCCGCCAGGCGCCCAACATCATCATGGTGGGGGAAATTCGCGATCCCGAGACCGCCCAGATCGCCATCAACGCTTCGCTCACCGGCCACTTGGTCTTCAGCACGCTCCACACCAACGATGCCCCCAGCGCCGTCACCCGCTTGGTCGACATCGGCATCAAACCTTTCCTCGTCTCTTCCTCGGTCCGCGCCGTCATGGCCCAGCGCCTCATCCGCAAGGTTTGCAAAAACTGCGCCCAGGCCTACAGCCCGAGCGAGGTCGAGCTCCGCGCCATGAATCTGGACGCCTCGCGCCTGGCCGAGGCCAACTTCCGCCACGGCCACGGTTGTGACATTTGCCGCGGCTCCGGCTACAAGGGCCGCAATGGCATTTTCGAAATCTTCATGGTCGACGACGAAATCCGCGGCCTGATCAACGACCGCGCCAGTGTCTCGGTCATCCGCGAACGTGCCCGCGACCTCGGGATGCGCACTCTGCGCGAGGACGGCATCCGCAAGGCCGTCGCCGGCGTCACCACGCCCGAGGAAATCATCTCCGCCACCATGGGGGACAAGGACTGACCATGGACGCCCACCTCCTCACTTCTTTCCTCGCCGACCACGGCCTCATCCGCCCGGAACAAATGCAGGACCTGCTCGAGGAGCACCAGCGCTCGGGCAAGGCCATCGAACAGATCATCGCCGATTACGGCATCCTCTCCGAAAACGACCTTCTCCAACACATCGCGAACTACCTCGGCCTGCAATACGTCGATCTCTCCGGCGCCCACTTCACCCCCGAATTGCTCGCCTCGATCCCTCCACAGACCGCCCGCATCCATGGCGCCCTCCCCGTGGCCTACGACCAGGACAGCATCACCGTCGCCCTCCTCGACCCCCTCGGCCAGCAGGCGGTCGAGGACATCCGCTTCGCCACCAACAAGACCATCCACGTCATCGTCTGTCCCCTCGGCCAGGTAAGGGAGAAAATCACCGAATTCTATGGCAAGGAGGACGCCGCCGTCGACGACCTCCTCTCCCAGTTGGCCGGTGAAGTCCAAGAGGGTGTCGAGGCCCTCGATGACGTGGGTTCCGCCGCCAACAGCGCCCCCATCGTCAAGTATGTCAACACCGTCATCGCCAAAGCCATTCAAGCCCAGGCCAGCGACGTCCACTTCGAGCCATTCGAAAAAGAATTCAAGATCCGCTACCGCGTTGACGGCGCCCTCTACGAAATGGCCCCCCCGCCCAAGCGCCTGGCCCTTCCTGTCATCTCCCGCATCAAGGTCATGTCCGGTCTGAACATCGCTGAACGCCGCATCCCACAGGATGGGCGCATCCAGACCACCCTGGCCGGAAGACAGGTCGACCTCCGCGTCTCCACCCTCCCGACCCAGCACGGGGAAAGTGTCGTGCTTCGCGTCCTCGACCGCTCGGTCGTCAACCTTGATCTGGAAAGCCTGGGCATGCCCGATGCCATCAAGACCTACATCGAGGCCACCATCGAGAAACCCCACGGCATCTTCATTGTCACCGGCCCCACCGGCTCCGGAAAGACGACCACGCTTTACTCCTGCATCCGCAAAATCAACACCATCGACACCAAGATCCTCACCACCGAGGACCCGGTCGAATACGAACTCGAAGGCATCATGCAGGTCCAGGTCCACGAGAGCATCGGACTGACCTTCGCCCGCGCCCTCCGTGCCTTTCTCCGTCAGGACCCCGACCGCATCCTCGTCGGTGAAACCCGCGACCTCGAAACCGCCCAGATCGCCATCCAAGCCTCGCTCACCGGGCACCTCGTCCTGACCTCGCTCCACACCAACGACGCCCCGGGCGCCATCACCCGTCTCATCGATATGGGCGTCGAACCCTTCCTCATCTCCGCCACACTCGAGGGTGTGCTCGGCCAACGCCTCATCCGCAAGGTTTGTCAGAAATGCAAAACCGCCTACGAACCCTCGGAAAGCGTGCTTGCGCAAATCGGCCTGACCGCGCACGATGTCGGGGACAAGTCGTTCTACTACGGAGAAGGGTGCGAAGTTTGCAACAACACCGGCTACAAGGGTCGCAAGGGGATCTACGAACTCCTCGACATCAAGGAGCCCATCCGGCAGTTGATCAACGAGCGCGCCCCCACCGTGGTGGTCCGACAGAAAGCCATTGAACTCGGCATGACCACTCTCCGCCAAGACGGACTGCGCTGCATTTTTGATGGTGAAACCACCATCGAAGAAGTGATAAAGTACACCTAATCACCCCCCACTCCCATGCCCACTTTTTCTTACACTGCGGTCGATTCGGCCGGACAACAGAAATCCGGAACCGTCAGCGCTGCGAATGCGCAGGATGCCTCGGCCCAAATCAAGGCCCAGGGCCTTTTCCCCACCACGGTGGTGGAGGGCGTGCGCACGGGTGGAGTCACCGGTCCTGGTGAAGGCACAAAGGCCGCCAAGGGCGGAGTCTTCGGCGCACCCAAGGTCAAGGCCAAGACCTTGATGATTTTCACCCGGCAGCTCGCCACCCTCATTGACGCCGGCCTTCCCCTCCTCCGCAGCCTCCGCACGCTGATGAAGCAGGAGAAGCACGTCGGCCTCAAGGCGGCGATGGTCAATCTCTCCGACTCCGTCGAAAGCGGGAACACGTTCTCGGAAGCCCTGGCCCAGCACCCCAAGATTTTCAACAAGCTCTACGTCAACATGGTCAAGGCCGGTGAACTCGGCGGGGTTCTGGAAATCGTTCTGCGCCGACTGGCCGAGTTCCAGGAAAAATCCCAGAAGATCCGCGGCAAGGTCATCGCCGCCCTCGTCTACCCCGTCGTCGTGCTTTGCATCGCCGTCGGCATCCTCGCCTTCCTCCTCCTTTTCATCGTTCCGAAATTCGAAAAAATCTTCAACGACATGCTCAGCGGCCGCGCCCTTCCCGGTCTGACCCAGTTCGTCATCGACGTCAGCCGCTTCGTCCAATACCTCGTCTGGCCGCCGTCCGTAAGCCCCGGCGCCCTCCCCATCCCCTATCTCCCCATCATCATCGTCGCCCTCGTCGTCGGCTACAAACTCTTCTCCGCCACGGCCGCCGGCGGCATCGTCCTCGACCGCTTCAAACTCAAGATGCCCATTTTTGGCGATCTCCTGACCAAGACTTCCATCGCCCGATTCTCCCGCACGCTCGGCACGCTGGTTTCCTCCGGCGTTCCGATCCTCCAAGCCCTCAGCATCACGAAAGAAACGGCCGGCAACGTCGTCATCGCCGACGCCCTGACCAAGGTCCACGAAGCCGTCAAG is a window from the Candidatus Methylacidiphilales bacterium genome containing:
- a CDS encoding ATPase, T2SS/T4P/T4SS family; this translates as MAPNDDYILELLVNSGSLTQDQALQVRLDAANNHRSAFDEIVSSGQASRNDILQLMATDCGMEFSPEIEHLHPEAVALLKKSQARHYGVIPVQRFPHSIQVAIPDPMDFQTLDALRYLMKTEIEPIVVPKEKIEQAIATHYGATDESVDALINEYGTDEELLVKGDPASAGAVEETEGGEGDAPIIKMVYGMIMDAFRLKASDIHIEPLEKRFRLRYRMDGVLQEMRDPPKRLQSAILSRIKIMGNMSIAEKRLPQDGRIALAMQDGSSIDLRVSSIPTVHGESIVMRILDKTSLTLGLPELGFFSDDQALMERILGLPDGIFLVTGPTGSGKSTTLYACLNTLNKPDRKLITVEDPVEYELPGINQVAVRHDVGMTFSSALRAMLRQAPNIIMVGEIRDPETAQIAINASLTGHLVFSTLHTNDAPSAVTRLVDIGIKPFLVSSSVRAVMAQRLIRKVCKNCAQAYSPSEVELRAMNLDASRLAEANFRHGHGCDICRGSGYKGRNGIFEIFMVDDEIRGLINDRASVSVIRERARDLGMRTLREDGIRKAVAGVTTPEEIISATMGDKD
- a CDS encoding type II secretion system F family protein: MPTFSYTAVDSAGQQKSGTVSAANAQDASAQIKAQGLFPTTVVEGVRTGGVTGPGEGTKAAKGGVFGAPKVKAKTLMIFTRQLATLIDAGLPLLRSLRTLMKQEKHVGLKAAMVNLSDSVESGNTFSEALAQHPKIFNKLYVNMVKAGELGGVLEIVLRRLAEFQEKSQKIRGKVIAALVYPVVVLCIAVGILAFLLLFIVPKFEKIFNDMLSGRALPGLTQFVIDVSRFVQYLVWPPSVSPGALPIPYLPIIIVALVVGYKLFSATAAGGIVLDRFKLKMPIFGDLLTKTSIARFSRTLGTLVSSGVPILQALSITKETAGNVVIADALTKVHEAVKEGESMVAPLEASGLFPPMVISMIQVGEETGQLPDMLTKVADVYEEEVDVAVAGLTSLLEPVMIVFLAVVVGTIVIALFLPLVSIISSLTGAAG
- a CDS encoding GspE/PulE family protein — its product is MDAHLLTSFLADHGLIRPEQMQDLLEEHQRSGKAIEQIIADYGILSENDLLQHIANYLGLQYVDLSGAHFTPELLASIPPQTARIHGALPVAYDQDSITVALLDPLGQQAVEDIRFATNKTIHVIVCPLGQVREKITEFYGKEDAAVDDLLSQLAGEVQEGVEALDDVGSAANSAPIVKYVNTVIAKAIQAQASDVHFEPFEKEFKIRYRVDGALYEMAPPPKRLALPVISRIKVMSGLNIAERRIPQDGRIQTTLAGRQVDLRVSTLPTQHGESVVLRVLDRSVVNLDLESLGMPDAIKTYIEATIEKPHGIFIVTGPTGSGKTTTLYSCIRKINTIDTKILTTEDPVEYELEGIMQVQVHESIGLTFARALRAFLRQDPDRILVGETRDLETAQIAIQASLTGHLVLTSLHTNDAPGAITRLIDMGVEPFLISATLEGVLGQRLIRKVCQKCKTAYEPSESVLAQIGLTAHDVGDKSFYYGEGCEVCNNTGYKGRKGIYELLDIKEPIRQLINERAPTVVVRQKAIELGMTTLRQDGLRCIFDGETTIEEVIKYT
- the gatB gene encoding Asp-tRNA(Asn)/Glu-tRNA(Gln) amidotransferase subunit GatB, whose protein sequence is MSYEAIIGLEVHVQLKTRSKMFCGCRNEYGGATNTHTCPVCLGLPGALPVPNAEAIERTVLTGLMLNCRIAEICKFDRKNYFYPDMPKNYQISQYDMPLCEGGQVVLGKYAFPKETQKEPIASARKAVRLTRIHLEEDVAKSQHFEVTSGIDFNRAGTPLMEIVTEADLRSPEEAFAFLTTLKQILIHGGVSDADMEKGQLRCDVNVSVRPVGQEKFGTKCEVKNMNSISGVRRALAYEIDRQIGVVSSGGTIRQETRRWDDPAGQTQLMRVKEDAHDYRYFPDPDLLPVRTTEGILDRAQKRLPELPEQMKLRFMNTYNLGEYQAEVLVADSLLAAYFEKAAAGAKNPGAVANFLINDFLATGPDLATVTLPANYFGDLSNLVEDGKINSKQAKDVLADMLASGEKPNAIVEKKGLVQVSDLGELEAICDQAIAANPKSVEDYKAGKTAAINAFKGFVMKATKGRANPAVVDEILRKKL